Proteins from a genomic interval of Ferrovibrio terrae:
- a CDS encoding NAD(P)H-quinone oxidoreductase: MLPQTMPETMTVIEISQPGGPEVLKSAERPMVQPAEGEVLIKVHAAGVNRPDVLQRSGMYPPPPGAPDTPGLEVAGEVVALGKDVSRWKIGDKVCALVAGGGYATYCTAPAEQCLPVPAGLDMAEAAALPENWFTVWTNIADRGQLQAGESILIHGGASGIGVAAIQLAKLLGAKRIFATAGTEEKCRFCESLGAEKAINYKTEDFAARIAELTDGKGVDVILDMVGGKYLTPNIKALAEEGRLVIIAVQGGPKGEGDLSLVMRKRLTVTGSTLRPRPIAFKGEIARALEARVWPAFADGRLKAIIDSRFPLAEAAQAHARIDHGDHVGKVLLVI, from the coding sequence ATGCTGCCGCAGACCATGCCAGAAACCATGACCGTGATCGAGATCAGCCAGCCCGGCGGGCCCGAGGTGCTGAAATCCGCCGAACGCCCCATGGTGCAGCCCGCCGAGGGCGAAGTGCTGATCAAGGTGCATGCGGCCGGCGTGAACCGCCCGGACGTGCTGCAACGCTCTGGCATGTATCCGCCGCCGCCGGGCGCACCGGACACGCCGGGCCTGGAAGTGGCCGGCGAAGTTGTTGCCCTCGGCAAGGACGTGTCGCGCTGGAAGATCGGCGACAAGGTCTGCGCGCTGGTAGCCGGTGGTGGCTACGCCACCTACTGCACGGCGCCGGCCGAACAATGCCTGCCGGTACCCGCCGGTCTCGACATGGCCGAAGCCGCAGCGCTGCCGGAAAACTGGTTCACCGTGTGGACTAACATCGCGGATCGCGGCCAGTTGCAGGCCGGTGAAAGCATACTGATCCATGGCGGCGCCTCGGGCATCGGCGTCGCCGCGATCCAGCTCGCCAAGCTGCTGGGCGCGAAGCGCATCTTCGCCACGGCGGGCACCGAGGAGAAATGCCGCTTCTGCGAAAGCCTCGGCGCCGAAAAGGCGATCAACTACAAGACCGAGGATTTCGCCGCGCGGATCGCCGAGCTCACCGACGGCAAGGGCGTGGATGTCATTCTCGACATGGTGGGCGGCAAATACCTGACGCCGAACATCAAAGCCCTTGCCGAGGAAGGCCGGCTGGTGATCATCGCCGTGCAGGGCGGGCCGAAGGGCGAAGGCGACCTCAGCCTGGTGATGCGCAAGCGCCTGACCGTGACCGGCTCGACGCTGCGGCCCCGCCCGATTGCCTTCAAGGGCGAGATCGCCCGGGCGCTGGAAGCCAGGGTCTGGCCGGCTTTTGCCGATGGCCGGCTCAAGGCCATCATCGACAGCCGCTTCCCCCTGGCCGAAGCCGCCCAGGCCCATGCCCGGATCGACCACGGCGACCATGTCGGCAAAGTT